A genome region from Cucurbita pepo subsp. pepo cultivar mu-cu-16 chromosome LG02, ASM280686v2, whole genome shotgun sequence includes the following:
- the LOC111787828 gene encoding leucine--tRNA ligase, cytoplasmic-like, translating into MASECGKSFARRDSLREIESKVRVLWEENDVFRAEACETPPKEGEKFFGNFPFPYMNGFLHLGHAFSLSKLEFAAAYHRLRGANVLLPFGFHCTGMPIKASADKLAREIQQFGDPPVFPRQMEEQENLKAESEDANESNPTLPDKFKGKKSKAVSKSSGQMYQWEIMRSFGLSDSEISKFQTPYNWLTFFPPLAMEDLKAFGLGCDWRRSFITTDMNPFFDSFVQWQMRKLKSMGKIVKDVRYTIYSPLDGQPCADHDRASGEGVQPQDYTLIKMEVVPPFPPKMGVLEGRKVYLAAATLRPETMYGQTNAWVLPEGKYGAFEINDTDVFIITERSALNLAYQKFSRVPEKPTCLIQLTGNDLIGLPLKSPLAFNEIIYALPMLTILTDKGTGIVTSVPSDAPDDYMAMHDLKSKPALRAKYGVKDEWVLPYDIVPIIDIPEFGDRAAEKVCVDLKIKSQNEKDKLAEAKRLTYLKGFTDGTLIVGEFSGRKVQEAKPMIRSKLIETGQAIPYSEPEKRVTSRSGDECIVALTDQWYITYGESEWKKLAEDCLANMNLFSDETRHGFQHTLSWLNQWACSRSFGLGTRIPWDEQFLVESLSDSTIYMAYYTIAHLLHNGDLYGSGTSAIKPEQMTDEVWDFVFCGAAEPKSTGISRSILNKMKQEFEYWYPFDLRVSGKDLIQNHLTFCIYNHTAIMPEHHWPRGFRCNGHIMLNSEKMSKSTGNFRTLRQAIEEFSADATRFSLADAGDGVDDANFVFETANAAILRLTKEIAWMEDILQADSSSFLRKGPPSTYADRVFENEINIAVKTTEQNYKDYMFREALKSGFYDLQAARDEYRFSCGAGGMNRNLVFRFMDVQTRLITPICPHYAEYVWREMLKKEGFVVNAGWPSADSPDLTLKSANKYLQDSIVLMRKLLQKQLLGSKKGNKKGAPVTSVIEDKKLTGLIYVNEQFDGWKAECLRILRCKFDSTKRTFAPDSEIMEALQKSSVGQASDFRQTQKLCMPFLRFKKDEVAALGVHALDLKLPFGEIEVLKENLELIKRQIGLEEVEVLCASDTDAIAKAGALASLLKQNPPSPGNPTAIFLTS; encoded by the exons ATGGCATCGGAGTGTGGGAAAAGCTTTGCTCGGAGGGACAGTCTCCGAGAAATTGAATCAAAGGTTCGAGTTTTGTGGGAAGAGAATGATGTTTTCAGGGCTGAGGCATGTGAAACACCTCCTAAAGAGGGAGAGAAGTTCTTTGGaaactttccttttccttaTATGAATGGATTTTTGCATCTTGGGCATGCTTTCTCCCTTTCAAAATTGGAGTTTGCTGCAGCATATCACAGGTTAAGAGGTGCAAATGTCCTATTACCATTTGGTTTCCACTGCACAGGAATGCCTATCAAGGCCTCTGCTGATAAGCTTGCTAGGGAAATCCAACAGTTTGGTGATCCACCTGTCTTCCCTAGGCAAATGGAAGAGCAAGAAAACTTGAAAGCAGAATCCGAGGATGCAAATGAAAGTAACCCAACATTACCTGACAAATTCAAGGGCAAGAAGTCTAAGGCAGTTTCGAAGTCAAGTGGGCAGATGTACCAGTGGGAAATAATGCGCAGTTTTGGTCTGTCTGATAGTGAGATATCCAAGTTTCAAACTCCTTATAACTGGTTGACGTTCTTTCCTCCTTTAGCTATGGAGGACCTTAAAGCTTTTGGTTTAGGTTGTGATTGGAGACGATCTTTTATTACCACTGATATGAATCCATTTTTTGATTCATTTGTACAGTGGCAGATGCGGAAGTTGAAATCCATGGGGAAAATTGTGAAAGATGTCAGATATACCATATATTCACCCTTAGATGGCCAACCCTGTGCCGATCATGATAGGGCATCTGGTGAAGGGGTTCAACCACAGGATTACACACTGATTAAGATGGAGGTTGTGCCACCTTTTCCTCCTAAAATGGGTGTGTTGGAGGGTAGAAAAGTGTACTTAGCTGCTGCAACATTGAGACCTGAGACCATGTATGGTCAAACAAATGCTTGGGTACTGCCTGAGGGTAAATATGGAGcatttgaaattaatgatactgatgtatttattattactgaAAGATccgcccttaacttagcctaTCAGAAATTTTCTAGAGTTCCTGAAAAACCCACTTGCCTGATTCAGCTGACTGGTAATGATTTGATAGGGCTCCCATTGAAGTCCCCTCTAGCCTTTAATGAGATCATTTATGCTCTTCCAATGCTTACAATTCTCACGGATAAGGGAACTGGTATCGTGACCAGTGTACCTAGTGATGCTCCTGATGATTATATGGCAATGCAtgatttaaaatcaaaaccagCTCTTAGGGCCAAATATGGTGTTAAAGATGAATGGGTGCTTCCCTATGACATTGTTCCCATTATTGATATCCCAGAATTTGGAGATAGGGCTGCTGAAAAAGTTTGCGTGgatctaaaaattaaaagtcagAATGAAAAGGACAAGCTTGCTGAAGCTAAAAGATTAACATATTTGAAAGGATTTACTGATGGAACACTAATTGTTGGTGAATTTTCTGGGAGGAAAGTGCAGGAAGCAAAGCCTATGATTCGGAGCAAGCTAATTGAAACTGGTCAAGCTATCCCATACAGTGAACCTGAGAAGCGTGTTACCTCCCGGTCTGGAGATGAGTGCATTGTAGCTCTTACAGATCAATG GTACATCACATATGGGGAATCAGAATGGAAGAAGTTGGCTGAAGATTGCTTGGCCAACATGAATCTGTTTTCTGATGAGACAAGGCATGGGTTTCAGCACACACTTAGTTGGCTTAACCAGTGGGCATGCTCACGTAGTTTTGGCCTTGGAACGCGTATTCCTTGGGATGAACAATTTCTAGTTGAATCCTTGTCTGATTCCACCATTTACATGGCTTACTACACCATTGCTCATTTGTTGCATAATGGGGACTTGTATGGATCAGGAACCTCTGCAATAAAACCCGAGCAGATGACTGATGAAGTGTGGGATTTTGTCTTTTGTGGTGCTGCTGAACCAAAATCAACTGGTATCTCACGTTCAATTCTTAATAAGATGAAACAAGAGTTTGAGTATTGGTATCCATTTGATCTTCGGGTTTCTGGAAAAGATCTTATTCAGAATCATTTGACATTCTGTATTTATAATCATACTGCAATTATGCCAGAGCACCATTGGCCACGAGGGTTCAGATGCAATGGGCACATCATGCTTAATTCTGAAAAGATGTCCAAATCTACTGGGAATTTTAGAACTCTGCGTCAGGCAATTGAAGAGTTTTCTGCTGACGCCACACGATTCTCATTGGCTGATGCTGGTGATGGTGTTGATGatgcaaattttgtttttgagacTGCAAATGCTGCAATATTACGTTTGACTAAAGAAATTGCATGGATGGAAGACATTCTACAGGctgattcttcttccttccttaGAAAAGGCCCTCCGTCGACCTATGCTGATCGTGtctttgaaaatgaaatcaataTTGCAGTTAAAACGACCGAGCAAAATTACAAAGATTACATGTTTAGAGAAGCTCTGAAGTCTGGTTTTTATGATCTCCAAGCAGCGAGGGACGAGTACAGGTTTTCATGTGGGGCTGGAGGCATGAATCGCAATTTGGTTTTCCGCTTTATGGATGTCCAGACACGACTTATCACTCCAATTTGTCCACACTATGCAGAATATGTTTGGAGGGAAATGTTGAAGAAGGAAGGGTTTGTTGTTAATGCTGGCTGGCCTTCGGCTGATTCTCCTGATTTAACTCTCAAAAGTGCAAACAAATACCTGCAAGACTCGATAGTTTTGATGAGAAAGCTTCTTCAAAAACAACTTCTAGGATCTAAAAAAGGCAACAAGAAGGGTGCTCCCGTCACATCCGTGATTGAGGACAAGAAATTAACTGGCTTGATATATGTGAATGAGCAATTTGATGGATGGAAAGCCGAATGCCTGAGGATACTCCGATGTAAATTTGACTCGACTAAACGTACATTTGCACCAGATAGTGAAATAATGGAGGCACTACAGAAGAGTTCAGTTGGTCAGGCATCAGACTTTAGACAAACACAGAAGTTATGTATGCCATTTTTGAGGTTTAAGAAGGACGAGGTCGCTGCACTCGGGGTTCATGCCTTGGACTTGAAGCTTCCTTTCGGGGAGATCGAGGTCCTTAAAGAGAACTTGGAGTTGATTAAGAGGCAAATAGGTTTGGAAGAGGTGGAGGTTTTGTGTGCGTCTGATACAGATGCTATTGCAAAAGCTGGAGCTCTGGCTTCATTATTGAAGCAGAATCCTCCATCCCCAGGGAATCCTACTGCTATTTTCTTGACAAGTTAG